A stretch of Bifidobacterium sp. ESL0704 DNA encodes these proteins:
- a CDS encoding type III pantothenate kinase has protein sequence MLLAIDIGNTNIEIGVVDDSTPVAAITDTWHITTKTFRTSDEYGLLLLQFLETGGYDPEDVEDVIIASVVPQIMHSFRSSIVKFLDIDPIIVGPGVKSGLSIRMDDPKSLGADCLADCVGAYDVYGGPVLVADFGTATTFNYVDGNKSITAGLISPGLQTSISSLVSGTAQLPEVEITRPDSILAKGTKTAMQAGLYYNFLGGIERTVGQFRHEIKEDFKVVATGGLGSVFKDDTEAIDVYDPDLIFKGMTVIYRLNA, from the coding sequence ATGCTACTCGCGATCGATATCGGCAACACCAACATCGAAATCGGCGTCGTGGACGACAGCACCCCCGTCGCCGCCATCACCGACACCTGGCACATCACCACCAAAACCTTCAGGACCAGTGACGAATACGGCCTGCTGCTGCTCCAATTCCTCGAAACCGGCGGATACGACCCCGAGGACGTCGAGGATGTCATCATCGCTTCCGTCGTCCCGCAGATCATGCATTCCTTCCGCTCCTCCATCGTCAAATTCCTGGATATCGACCCGATCATCGTCGGCCCCGGCGTGAAATCGGGGTTGTCCATCCGCATGGACGATCCGAAATCACTGGGGGCGGACTGTCTGGCGGATTGCGTCGGAGCGTATGACGTCTACGGCGGCCCGGTGCTGGTGGCCGATTTCGGCACGGCGACCACGTTCAATTACGTCGACGGCAACAAGTCCATCACCGCCGGGCTGATCAGCCCGGGCCTGCAGACCTCCATCAGTTCCCTGGTATCGGGAACCGCCCAGCTGCCGGAAGTGGAAATCACCCGGCCGGATTCGATCCTCGCCAAAGGCACGAAAACCGCGATGCAGGCGGGTCTCTACTACAACTTCCTCGGCGGCATCGAACGGACGGTCGGCCAATTCCGTCACGAGATCAAGGAGGATTTCAAGGTGGTGGCCACCGGCGGCCTTGGCTCGGTCTTCAAAGACGACACCGAGGCCATCGATGTCTACGACCCTGACCTGATCTTCAAAGGCATGACCGTCATCTATCGCCTCAACGCCTGA